CCGCGGCATGCCGAAATGCCGGGTGGTGGACGGCGCCTTCACCTGGGGTCACGACCGCCACCGCCGGGTGCCCTGGACCGAGACGGTGCTGTACGAGACCCATGTCCGCGGCTTCACCATGCGCCACCCCGACGTGCCGACCCATCTGCGCGGCACCTTCGCCGGCATGTCGACCCAGGCCGTCGTCGAGTATCTGCGGGCGCTCGGCATCACCTCGGTGGAGTTCCTGCCGGTCCAGGCCGTCGCCGACGAACAGCATCTCGTCACCCGCGGCCTGACCAATTACTGGGGCTACAACACCATAGGCTTCTTCGCGCCGGAACCGCGCTACATGAACACCGGCGTCCTGTCGGAGTTCAAGACGATGGTCGCCCGCCTGCACGAGGCGGGGATCGAGGTCATCCTCGACGTCGTCTACAACCACACCGCCGAGGGCAACCATCTGGGGCCGACCCTGTCCTTCAAGGGCATCGACAATCTCAGCTATTACCGGCTGATGCCGGACGACCCGCGCCACTACATCAACGACACCGGCACCGGCAACACGCTGGATTTCAGCCATCCGCGCGTGGTCCAGCTGGTGATGGACAGCCTGCGCTACTGGGTGACGGAGATGCATGTCGACGGCTTCCGCTTCGACCTCGCCACCGTGCTGGCGCGCGAGCCCTACGGCTATGATCCGGGATCGGGCTTCCTCGACGCCGTGCGCCAGGACCCGGTGCTGGCTGACGTCAAGCTGATCGCCGAACCGTGGGATGTCGGTCCCGGCGGCTATCAGGTCGGCAACTTCCCGCCGGGCTGGGCCGAGTGGAACGACCGCTACCGCGACACCGTCCGACGTTACTGGCGCGGCGACGACGGCATGCTTCCGGAACTCGCCGGCCGCATCGCCGGCTCCGCCGACCTGTTCGAGAAGCGCGGGCGCCGCCCCTGGGCCAGCGTCAACTTCATCACCGCTCATGACGGCTTCACCCTGCATGATCTCGTCTCCTACAACGACAAGCACAATTGGGCGAATGGCGAGGAGAACCGCGACGGCCATTCCTCCAACTGCTCCTGGAACCATGGGGCGGAGGGCGAGACCGCCGACGCCGGCATCAACGAGCTGCGGGCGCGGCAGAAGCGCAACCTGCTGGCGACGCTGATGCTGTCACAGGGCACGCCGATGATGCTGGCCGGCGACGAGCTGGGTCACAGCCAGAGCGGCAACAACAACGCCTATTGCCAGGACAACGACATCACCTGGCTGGACTGGGGCAAGCGCGACGGGTCGCTGGTGTCCTTCGTCCGCCGGCTGGTCGCGCTGCGCCGTGTCCATCCGGTGCTGCGCCGTCCCATCTTCCTGCATGGGCGGGAAACCGCGGCCAACGGGCTGAAGGACATCGTCTGGTATAATGCCCAGGGGGTGGAGAAGACGGCGGAGCATTGGCGCAACACCCAGGCGCGCTGCATCGTCCTGCTGCTGAACGGGCGCGCCGGCGGCCATGTCGGACCGGACGGACAGCCGCTGTCCGACGGTGTCCTGCTGATCGTGCTGAACGCCCATGCCGACACCCTGACCGTCACCCTGCCCGACGTGCCGGGGGGCCGCGGCTGGCGCTGCGTGCTCGACACCCGCGTCGCCGACGGGGCGGGGGACGAGCGCATGCATCTGGCCGGTCGGGCGGTGCTGGTCGATGGCCGGACGGTGCTGGTCTTCACCCTGGTGGAGCAGCCGGGCATGTGACCGACGGAGAGACGATGGGCAGCCGGGCAGGGTGGGACGCGGTCCCCTGCGATCCTTTGCCACCCTTCCCGCACCGGGCGGAGATGCTACCGCGACGGGCGGAGCCAAAGCGTGTTACGCTGCCGCGCGTGTTCCCGTCACAGCCTCAGCGGAGCTTCGGGTAGGACCATGCCGGACTACGATTTCTCGCAGGTCGACGCCGCGATCATCGATGGCCAGGCCAACGCCGGACGCGTGTTCCGCGATGTGCTGATCCGGCTGGGCTTTCGCCGGGTCGAGCTGTTCGATCAGGTGAAGGCCGCCGCCGGCCTGCTGACCGCCGCGATGCCCGATCTGGTTCTGGTCGACGCCGATGGCGAACCGGCGGAGGCCTTCCAGTTCATCCGCGCCCTGCGCAACGAGCCGTCGGTTCCCAACCCCTTTGCCGGCATCATCGTCACCACCTGGACGCCGACCCCGGCGCTGCTGACCCGCGTCACCAATGTCGGCGGCGACGATCTGCTGCTGAAGCCGGCGTCCCCCAAGCAGGTGCGCGACCGCGTCGTCAGCCTGATCGAATCGCGCAAGGGCTTCGTCGTCACCGCCGACTATACCGGTCCCGACCGCCGCAAATCGCCGCGCGAGGGGGCTCTGGTCCCGGTGCTGGACGCCCCCAACACGTTGCGGCTGAAGGCGACCGGCCAATGGACCCAGTCGGGCGCGCGCCTGTTGCTGAACGATGCGATCGCCGCCGTCACCACCCAGAAGCGTCTGCGTGCCGGCATCCAGGTCGCCTTTCTGGTCGAATTCGCCCTGCCGGGGCTGGCACGGCCGGCGCCCGACCGCATGTCGATCGACCATGTCGGCCGCATCGGCGGCTTCGTCGACGACCTGTTGCGCCGGCTGGACCAGGAGGGCGACCATGCTCCCATCGAGGCGGTCGCCCACGCCCTCAAGGCGCTGGCCGGCACGGTGCGCGCCGCCGCCGAGTCCGGCCCGGTCTCCGCCGACGACCGTGATCAGTTGCAATCGCTGTCCCGCGCCCTCATGCGGGCGGTCGATCCCGACCGTCCGCTGGAGGCTATGGTGCGCGAGGTGTCGTCCGCCGTCGCCGGCTATCGCAGCCGGCTGGAGCAGATCGCCCAGGCCAAGGCGGCCGGCGCGGCTGGCAACGGCACGGACAACACCGGAGCCCCGTCCGCCCCGCCTGCCGCTGCGGGACCGGCGCCTGCCACCCTTCCAGCCGGCTGAGGGGAGCGGCGCCGATGGCATAGGCCGCCTGCGGCATTGACGCCGCGACCTCTCCACTTCCTAGGCTCCATCCTTCCTTCCGAAAACCCGCGGGGACCCTGCATGAGTGATCTCGACCGGCTGGCCGATCTGCTTGGACTTGAACCCCACTATCACGACATCTGGGGCAACCGGCGGGAGACCTCTTCCGCCACCAAGCGGGCGTTGATCGCGGCGATGGGGCTGCCGGCCGCTACGGACGAGGAGGTCGCCGCCAGCCTGCGCGCGGTTGAACGCCGGTCCTGGACCCGCCCGCTGCCGCCGGTGCTGGTCAGTGGCGAGGGTCAGGAGATCGGGCTCGGCGTCGCCCTGCCGGCCGGGCTCGACGATGCCACGCTGGTCTGGGACCTGACGCCGGAGGGCGGGAGCACCAGGGGCGGCCGCGTCGCGGTCCGTGACCTGCCGGTGACCGACCGCGCGACCATCGATGGCACCAGCCATGAGCGCCGGGCGCTGGGCGCCCTGCTGCCGGTGTCGCTGCCCATCGGGTATCACCGGCTGGATGTGCATGTGGAGACCACGAACGGCATCGGCGCCGGCCTGTCCGGCTCCACCACCCTGATCGTCACGCCCGAGCACTGCGTGACGATGGAGGAGATGGCGCCGGGCGGCCGTAGCTGGGGCATCGGCTTGCAGATCTATTCCCTGCGGTCGGAGCAGGATTGGGGCATGGGCGATTTCCGCGACCTCGCCGGCTTCGCCGAGGTCGCCGGACGGCTGGGGGCCGGGCTGGTCGGCCTGAACCCGCTGCACGCCCTGTTCCCGGCCGATCCGAACCATATCGGTCCCTATTCGCCGTCCAGCCGCCAATTCCTCAACATCCTCTACATCGACCCGGCCTCCGTCCCCGAATTCTCCGCCCCCGAAGGCGCCGGTGCCGATGATCTGCATGAGCGGATCGAAGCTCCGGCATTCCAGGCGGCGCTGAGTGCCGCGCGGCGGGCGGAGCTGGTCGATTATCCCGCGGTCGCCGCCCTGAAGCTGCCGCTTCTGGAGGCGCTGCATACCCGTTTCCGCGCGCTGCCGGACGATGCCCCGCGCAAGGCCGCCTATGCCGCCTTCCGGCGGGAGATGGGCACGGCGCTGGACCGCCATGCCCTGTTCGATGCCCTGCACGAGCATTTCTTCCGCCAGGATTCCGCGCAATGGATGTGGCGGAACTGGCCGGCCGCCTTCCAGAACCCGCAAAGCGCCGAGGTTGCCGCCTTTGCCGCCGAGCATGCCGACCGGGTCGATTTCTTCGCCTGGGCGCAGTTCGAGGCGGACCGCCAGCTGGGCGAGGCGGCAGGGCGGGGAAGGGCCGCCGGGCTTGCCATGGGCTTTTACCGCGACCTTGCCGTCGCCGCCCATCCCGGCGGCGGGTCCGCCTGGGCCGATCCGTCGATGCTGGTGCAGGGTGCCAATGTCGGGGCGCCGCCTGATCAGTTCAACCTGAAGGGCCAGAATTGGGGCTTGGCGCCGCTGTCGCCGCTCGGCCTGCGCGAGGCGGCCTACCGGCCTTTCGTCGAGCTTCTGCGCGCCAACATGCGCCATGCCGCGGCGCTGCGCATCGACCATGTGATGGCGTTGCAGCATCTGTTCTGGATTCCGGAGGATGGCAGTGATGGCGCCTATGTCGCCTATCCCTTCCATGACCTGTTGCGCATCGTGGCGCTGGAGAGCCGCCGCAGCCGCTGTGTCGTGATCGGCGAGGATCTGGGCACGGTGCCGGAGGGCTTCCGTCCGGCTTTGGAGCGGGCCGGCATCCTGAGTTACCGCGTGCTCTATTTCGAGCGCACGGCCGATGGCGGCTTCAAGCCTCCCGGCGACTATCCGGCCGGCTCGATGGCGACGGTCAGCACCCATGATCTGGCGCCGTTCAAGGGGTTCTGGACCGGCCGCGATCTCGACTGGCGTCAGCGTCTCGGCCTCTATCCCGACGACGCCAGCCGAGACAAGGACCGCTGGGACCGTGGCGTCGACCGCTGGCGCCTGTTGCAGGCCCTGTCGCGGGAGGGGCTGCGTCCGGACAGCTATCCGACCGAGGATGGAGCCCAGCCCTTCCGGGTCGAGCTGTCCGTCGCCGTCCATGCCTTTCTGGCGCATACGCCGTCCCGCATCGTGATGGTGCAGATCGAGGACGCGGTGGCGGATGATGAGCAGCCCAACCTTCCCGGCACGGTGGACCAGCATCCCAATTGGCGCAGACGCCTTCCCTGCAAACTGGAGGAATTGGAGAGCAACAACGATTTCCGCCTTATCATCGCCCCGATGGCGGATGCCGTCGCGCGCTGACCGATGAGGGTCGCCGACTTGTGGAAAGCAAGCTGGCGGCCCGCGTTCGAAAAAACTAGGGCCTGTTGACATTCGCGTTGAGAAGAGGCTTCCGGTGGTCGTAGAAATTTGATTCAAGGCTACCAAAAGGGAGGTGGCCTTGGATCGGATTGTATTGCGAGATGATCAGTGGGAGCGGATAGCGCCGCTTCTTCCCGGCAAAGTGGGCGACCCTGGCCGCTCGGCAGCGGACAATCGCCTGTTTTTGGAGGCGGTCCTGTGGATCGTCCGCGTTGGAGCGCCCTGGCGGGACTTGCCTGCAGCGTTCGGCAATTGGAACTCGGTGTTCCAGCGCTATCGCCGATGGGCCAAGGCCGGTGTCTTCGACGAGGTCTTCGCCGCTTTATCGAGCGACGCGGACTTCGAGTACGCGATCATTGATGGCACGATTGTCCGGGTGCATCAGCACGGTACCGGCGCAAGGGGGGGACTCAGGCTCAGGCCATCGGTCGCTCTCGTGGCGGGCTGACGACCAAGATCCTGGCCGTCGTCGATGCGTTGGGGAACCTTGGGCGCTTCATCCTGCTGCCGGGCCAGCGACATGACAGCGTCGGCGTCGAACCGGTGCTGGACGGTATCGAATTCTCCGCCTTGCTGGCTGACAAAGCCTTCGACAGCAACGCCATCCGTATCTTGATCGCCGAGCGAGGCGCGGTCGCCGTCATTCCGTCCAAGGCCAACCGATCTCCCCCGATTCCCCACGACGCCGAGATGTACAAATGGCGCCATCTGGTCGAGAACTTCTTCTGCAAAATCAAAGAATTCCGACGCATCGCCACACGATACGACAAAACTGATACAAGCTTCGCCGCTGCCATTAACCTCGTCGCTACCGTCTTGGTAACACGATGAATGTCAACAGGCCCTAGTACTACAGCCGGTCGCGAAAGACGGAATATGCGGCCGGGCGGCCTGTTGAGCTTGGAACCGACTGGAGGGTCCGAGCATGACCGAGATGACGGAAGCGGCGGAATGGTCCGATGCCCTGGAAGGGCTGGTCGGCGGATTGAGGTCCTTCTACAGCGCGGCCGGTCGCCAACGGGCTCTGCGTTACGTGAGAGGTCTTTTGGCGCCGCTGGATCGCAAGAATGGCTGGCAGTTGGCCGAAGCCGCCGGGGATTGCTCGCCGGCGGCGATGCAGGATTTCCTGGCCCGGACCCGTTGGGATGCCGACGCCGTCCGCGACGACCTCCAGGCCTATGTCATCGAACGGTTGAGCGACGATGAGGCCGTGCTGGTCCTCGATGAAACCGGCTTCGTCAAGAAGGGCACCCGCTCGGTCGGGGTGAAGCGGCAGTATTCCGGCACCGCCGGACGTATCGAAAACTGCCAGATCGGCGTCTTCCTCGGCTACGCCAGCCGACGCGGCCGGGTGCTGGTCGACCGCGCTCTCTATCTGCCCGAGGACTGGGCTGGCAACGACGAACGCCGACGGATGGCCGGCGTCCCCAACGCCGTCGGCTTCGCCACCAAGCCGAAACTGGGGCGGGCGATGCTGGAGCGCGCCGTGGCAGCCGGCCTGCCCTGCCGCTGGGTGACCGCCGACTCCGTCTACGGCGGGGACTACGCGCTGCGGCTATGGCTGGAGCGCCAACCGCTGGGCTACGTGCTGGCGATCACCAGCAAACAGCGCGCGCCCATGGGCTTCGATACGGTCAAGGAGCGGACGACCGGCTTCACCGCCACCGACTGGCAGCGGTTGAGTGCTGGCGACGGAGCCAAGGGGCCACGCCTCTACGACTGGGCGCACAAAACCTACGCTTCCCTGCGCGAGGGCTGGTGCCGCGGTCTGCTGGTGCGCCGCTCCATCGCCGAGCCGGACAAACTCACCTACTATCTGACCTTCGCCCCGGAAGGCACGCCGGTCGCCACATTGGTCCGGGTCGCCGGGTCGCGCTGGACCATCGAGTCCTGCTTCGAGGCGGCGAAGGGCGAGGTCGGGCTCGACCAGTACGAGGTGCGCTCGTGGACCGGCTGGCACCGCCACGTCACCTTGGCCATGCTGGCCCTGGCCTTTCTCACCGTCGTGCGCACGGCGGCCATCGGGGGGAGAGGATCAACTCGACCTGTCCGCCGATCTTCTGCCCTTGACCGTGCCCGAGATCCGCACCCTCCTGGTCGCCTTGATCGGCCGGCCCCCCGCGCCACCCACCGCCATTATCGATTGGTCCATCTGGCGAAGACGCCACCAACAGCGAGCACGGCGCTCCCATTGGAAACGACGCACCCAAACCGATAAGGACCGGCTGTAGTACTAGGGCCTGTTGACATTCGCGTTGAGAAGAGGCTTCCGGTGGTCGTAGAAATTTGATTCAAGGCTACCAAAAGGGAGGTGGCCTTGGATCGGATTGTATTGCGAGATGATCAGTGGGAGCGGATAGCGCCGCTTCTTCCCGGCAAAGTGGGCGACCCTGGCCGCTCGGCAGCGGACAATCGCCTGTTTTTGGAGGCGGTCCTGTGGATCGTCCGCGTTGGAGCGCCCTGGCGGGACTTGCCTGCAGCGTTCGGCAATTGGAACTCGGTGTTCCAGCGCTATCGCCGATGGGCCAAGGCCGGTGTCTTCGACGAGGTCTTCGCCGCTTTATCGAGCGACGCGGACTTCGAGTACGCGATCATTGATGGCACGATTGTCCGGGTGCATCAGCACGGTACCGGCGCAAGGGGGGGACTCAGGCTCAGGCCATCGGTCGCTCTCGTGGCGGGCTGACGACCAAGATCCTGGCCGTCGTCGATGCGCTGGGGAACCTTGGGCGCTTCATCCTGCTGCCGGGCCAGCGACATGACAGCGTCGGCGTCGAACCGGTGCTGGACGGTATCGAATTCTCCGCCTTGCTGGCTGACAAAGCCTTCGACAGCAACGCCATCCGTATCTTGATCGCCGAGCAAGGCGCGGTCGCCGTCATTCCGTCCAAGGCCAACCGATCTCCCCCGATTCCCCACGACGCCGAGATGTACAAATGGCGCCATCTGGTCGAGAACTTCTTCTGCAAAATCAAAGAATTCCGACGCATCGCCACACGATACGACAAAACTGATACAAGCTTCGCCGCTGCCATTAACCTCGTCGCTACCGTCTTGGTAACACGATGAATGTCAACAGGCCCTAGAAAAAAATGCGATCGGAGCGAAAAAAGCTCTTCACAGCCCGGCGGGTGATCGTTATAAACCCGCCCACACCACGGGGCACGGCGGAATGCACAGCCCCGGTGACGGTCTGGGGGATCGTCTAGCGGTAGGACAGCGGACTCTGACTCCGCCAGCCTAGGTTCGAATCCTAGTCCCCCAACCAACTCTCACGACTTCCCTTTGGAAACAGCCACTTGGTTCCGCCGCTCCTGCAATGACCCGCAGGTGGTGCCCATGGCTGTAGCCCAAAGCTGCTGCCCAACGCATCGCCCGGTCCCGTCAGAGTACCGAGCATGGGCCAAACTGCGCACCTCGTCCTCCGTCACCAGACCTGGCACTGGCGCCGCCGCGTTCCATCCGACTTGCAGCTGACGTCTCCACGCGGGAGACTGAGCCTGTCGCTCGGAACGGGCGTCCTCCGAGCAGCCCGGCGCATCGCCCTGTTGCTCGACCTCGCGCTGGAGGAGTTGCGTATGCATCAGGCACCGCTGGACCCCACCACGCTCACCTCAATCCTGACCAAGATCCGCGACGACGCCCTGGCCGCCGATCAGGCCGAGCGCGCGCAACTGCCGCCGGATCTTGGATTCCTCCCGCACCCGACCGCCTCTCGCCGCATCGTCGCGCCGACTGACCTCGGCCAACGCCTCCTGCGCTGGCTGGCTGAACAGGGGCTGATGACCGGGATCGACGACACCGACCTCCGGGACCCCCTGAAGGGGCGTGGAGATGGATTCGCGACGGGCGGCGGCGACAACGCCGACGGTTCCGCCATGGTCCACGGCGCCGGGGAGATGCGGCAATCGACGGATGGCGGACCGGTGCACCGCGGTCCCTTGCTGCCGCCGGACCTGGACCATGATATCCGGGCGTTCATCGCCGCTCACCCGGCCCCTCCTGCCCGAATGACGACGGCACGGGCCGCATCGGACATCCGCGCGACGATCGCCCAAGGGGTGCAGGGAGCATTCCACGATGCCGCCCGACGCAACGACGGCGCTATGGCGCAGGGGCACGTGCAGCGCATCGTCGACAATATGGTGGCTGAAGGGCACGCCTTTCAGCTTGGCGACAGGGCCGTCCTGGAGCGGCACGCCCTGCCGGTGCTCGCCGCCGTGCATGAGCAAGTTGCATCGCGAGAGCGCAAGCCTCAGCCGATCGATCTGGGATCACCCGGTCCGATGTCGTTGCCCCAGCCGGCTAATATGACGCCGGCCATACCTTTTCCCTGTGCGTTCACAGCCCCGGTTGCACAAGTTACGACATCCACCACGCCGGTGCCCACCGTTACGGAGATGCTCAAAAAGTGCATCGCGTTGAAGAAGAGCAAGGGATGGAACGACAAATCAATCGCTGATGCGTCAACCACAATCAGGATGTTTGTCGAGTTTCGTGGCGATGCACCCATTGACCAAGTGACGACCGCCGACGCCTTTAATTTCAAGCAACTTTTGATCGGAGTGCCCAAGCTCGCCGGCAAGGGAAGATTTGCTGGCATGGGGATCCAGGAGTTGGTGGCGGAAGCCGATGCGCTTGAGCAATCACTGAATGATGGCCAAGTGGAACCAGGCACTATTGCCGGCGTCAGCATGGATGAAGATGACGAAAGCTGGCATGTTGATCGTTATTCAATAACAACAATCAACAAGCACATTAACTTTCTGAACGTCATATTCAAAGTCGGCATGCAATATCTTGGTCGTAAAGAAGATCACTCGGTCTTCGCCGATCAATTTTATGACAAGGCTCTGGTTCGGGAGCAGCGGCGGAAGCGTCCTGCCTACGAAGTGTCGGAGCTTGAGAAATTATTCCGCACGCCAGCGTGGACTGGTTGCGTTGACGATCGTCTGCGGGCAACGTCATCCAGTGTTCCGCCATCGCGCGATGCCCGATTTTGGGCCCCTCTGGTTGCAGCGCATCAAGGGATGCGACTGGAAGAATGCCTGCAATTGAAGCCGGAAGACATCGGCGAACAAGAGGGAATCCCAGTCATCCGTATCCGTGAAGGCAAGGGGCAAAAGCTCAAGACTGCATCAAGTGCCCGTGTTGTCCCGGTTCACTCGACACTCATTCAGCTCGGTTTTCTGCAATATGCGGCAGATCATCGAGCTGAAGGCGCATCATTTCTGTACCCTGAATTGAAGCGTGGGGGTAAATTCGCAACTTTTGGCCATAGCTTCAGCATGTGGTGGACGGATTATAGACGGGCTATCGGGATCTACGAGCCGGGCAAGGACTTCCATGCTTTTCGAACGACGGTGAATACTCAGCTGTTGCGCCGGGGCGTCAATGAAACGTCAATCAAGTCTTTGCTCGGTCACAGCACCAATGGTGATATTACTGCTCAAGATTATAACGCAGGTCTGAAAATAGATGATCTCCGTCGAGCGTTGGAGCTTTGGCACTTTGATGTTAACCACTTGATTGGCTGATTGGTCCAGGCTCAAAGTGCTTCCGTTCCTCCGTCAGTTGAGCAGGGCTGACGGAGGGTTTCGGCAGATTATTATCAACTGCAAGCTTCTGCATGCCGACTACTTCAACTTAATTGAAGTCAGCCATTGTCCTTATGATGCCTGGAAATTGCGGCGGCGTCGCGCATGCGCTGATGGGCTGTCGCTGGCGGTGGTGTCGGTGCCGGAGCCCAATGCGTGATATCATCATTGGTCACGAATGTTTTAAAATCATCGACCCAATATCCAATCTGCTCGACCCAGCGAACAAAAATACGGTACTCGTCACCTGGCGCGTCCCATGGCTGATATTTCAGGAAGTCACCGGACATCGCGACGAGGATCCTCGACCCGTCCCGCGGAGCCGTTTCAAGAGGTTGCCAATCAATCACTGATGTGTCTCCGATATAGTCGTTCGGAGGCGCAAGCGAAGCAGGTCATGTTGGATTCCGGTGGCGAGGAGCGCGAGCAGCAGAGTCTCGGGCTCGGCCGTGGTGGCCACCTGACGCAATCGCGTGGACAATACCAGTAGCTTCGCGTCGGCATCGGCCCAGGTGTGAGCCGGCAGTTTTGTAAGGCTTTCCAAAGCATCGGCAAGGTGGTCGCAGCGGTCGGCGGTTTCCCGTTCACTCTCTTGATGGCTACCTGGACCGCTGTCGGTCAGCCATTGTCGGGCGAGGCGTCCGATCGGCGATTCCGGCCGATCTGCGGGATTGGGACGCGGCGCGGCGGGATGGTCCATCATTTCGCCTCCTCCCCGTCATTCACGCAGGCTGAGCGTGGCAGTCGATACCGCGATAGCCCATCCCTTCTCGTCACGACGGATCGATTTCTGGACATCGATCGTCATCTTCAGATTGACGCTCCGGGCCATGGTCGTCGCCCAGTCAAGAATTCCCGCAGCATCGCTCAGATGGCGGCGCATCCGCTTGTAATGGTCATGTTGGCTCGCCAGCGGCTGCCATGGCTGCGGTGCGGTCCGCCGGGCCGCGACGACCAGGAGATGGGCATCGTCGAGTGCTTCGGCTATCGCTCCCACGGCGCAACGGGTATGGTCGTCATCGACCTGATGCCGCCAGCAGACAAGGTCGGTGGTCACCACGCGGACAAGGTCGGCGGTTTCGACCACCGCCTTTGGCCCGTCCGTGGGATTTGTTTTGAAGAGTTGGTCTTCCAGAGCATCGAAGGTGGCAGATAGAGAATGGTCGGGCAGTACGGTTTTATCTGGCAAAACCGTGGGATCGGTCGAGGTCATAGGGATGCCTCTAGCCGCCTTTATTCACCAGGGTGGCGAGCGGTCTGGTCGCCGCGTTGAGATGATCAACGTTGGGCTGTATGGGCGCGCGTCGTCGGCCGCCGCGCTGACGGCGGCGTGACGGTGTCGGAGTTGGTGGTGGAGGGGATTGGGTGACGGCTGGGGCACGCTGCCCCGGTGCTCAGCAGATGAGCCGGGGCATGCGGCCGAGGGCGAGGTGGATGATCGCCTGATCAGGCGCGCTGGTCGGCAGGTGCACCTTGATCTGCGTCTTCATCTCCACGATACGCGCGGCGGTCTTCACCAAGCGCAGCCGCAAGGTGTCGAATTGCACCGTGCGCCAGCGGGAGCGTTTCGGCATCAGCGAGCGCAGGCTCCACAGCAGCCAGTACGCCCCGGCGTGCAGGAACAGGCGGAACTGGTTGGCCGTCGCCTTGGTGCAGGAGGTCCGGTCTGCGGCAAGGTGGGATTTCCAGGCTTTTATATGATTTTCCGCCTGTCCCCTCGCGCAATACAGGCCGGCATACAGCCAGCGACCCGTGCCGTGGCGTAGGTTGGTGACGATGAAGCGGCTGTCGGTGCCCTGGTCTCCTGCCTCGACGCGCGCGACGATGCGGCGGACCCGGCTCCAGGTGCTGGCCCCGTCATAGAATTCCTTGAAGCGGCGCACCTTGTCGGCTCCGGGCATGGCCTGGAAGCGCGCCGCGGTGCTGGCCTCCAGCGTGGTGACGTGACGGCGCAGTGTGCTGCTGGTCGGCAGACCGAGCACGTAGTCGAGCCCCTCCGCCTCGCACCAGTCCAGCACCTCCGGGCAGGCGTAATGGCCGTCGGCGCGCAGCAGGATCTCGGTCTTGGGCCAGTTTGCCCGAATGGCGCGGAGCAGGCGACGCAGGAAGGTCCGGATCTCCGTCCCCTTGGGCCGCTTGGCTGGGCGCAGCACAGCGGTGACAAAGCGGCCGTTGCCGTCGAAGACAACGATGGGCTGGAAGCCGTACTCGTCATAATGGGCGTTGAACAGGCGCAACTGCTGACCGCCATGCACCGTGTCGAAGGTGTCGTCTACATCCAGCACGATGCGCTTGGGCACCTGGCGAAAGGACGCGCAGTAGAGATCGACCATGGCTCGGCCCATGCGCAGCAGTGCG
This portion of the Azospirillum sp. B510 genome encodes:
- a CDS encoding site-specific integrase; translation: MGQTAHLVLRHQTWHWRRRVPSDLQLTSPRGRLSLSLGTGVLRAARRIALLLDLALEELRMHQAPLDPTTLTSILTKIRDDALAADQAERAQLPPDLGFLPHPTASRRIVAPTDLGQRLLRWLAEQGLMTGIDDTDLRDPLKGRGDGFATGGGDNADGSAMVHGAGEMRQSTDGGPVHRGPLLPPDLDHDIRAFIAAHPAPPARMTTARAASDIRATIAQGVQGAFHDAARRNDGAMAQGHVQRIVDNMVAEGHAFQLGDRAVLERHALPVLAAVHEQVASRERKPQPIDLGSPGPMSLPQPANMTPAIPFPCAFTAPVAQVTTSTTPVPTVTEMLKKCIALKKSKGWNDKSIADASTTIRMFVEFRGDAPIDQVTTADAFNFKQLLIGVPKLAGKGRFAGMGIQELVAEADALEQSLNDGQVEPGTIAGVSMDEDDESWHVDRYSITTINKHINFLNVIFKVGMQYLGRKEDHSVFADQFYDKALVREQRRKRPAYEVSELEKLFRTPAWTGCVDDRLRATSSSVPPSRDARFWAPLVAAHQGMRLEECLQLKPEDIGEQEGIPVIRIREGKGQKLKTASSARVVPVHSTLIQLGFLQYAADHRAEGASFLYPELKRGGKFATFGHSFSMWWTDYRRAIGIYEPGKDFHAFRTTVNTQLLRRGVNETSIKSLLGHSTNGDITAQDYNAGLKIDDLRRALELWHFDVNHLIG
- a CDS encoding IS1380-like element ISAzs3 family transposase, translating into MVDHTLPLPGLSPVAGKPVIGRFDGGRLSSDGGLLVLREVAKRLRIADRLAACIEDPRDPTRTVHSLADIIGFRLLAIAAGYEDGNDAGSLRSDPLFKMALERLPSERDLCSQATISRLENLPDTRALLRMGRAMVDLYCASFRQVPKRIVLDVDDTFDTVHGGQQLRLFNAHYDEYGFQPIVVFDGNGRFVTAVLRPAKRPKGTEIRTFLRRLLRAIRANWPKTEILLRADGHYACPEVLDWCEAEGLDYVLGLPTSSTLRRHVTTLEASTAARFQAMPGADKVRRFKEFYDGASTWSRVRRIVARVEAGDQGTDSRFIVTNLRHGTGRWLYAGLYCARGQAENHIKAWKSHLAADRTSCTKATANQFRLFLHAGAYWLLWSLRSLMPKRSRWRTVQFDTLRLRLVKTAARIVEMKTQIKVHLPTSAPDQAIIHLALGRMPRLIC